Proteins encoded in a region of the Populus nigra chromosome 3, ddPopNigr1.1, whole genome shotgun sequence genome:
- the LOC133688361 gene encoding CAAX prenyl protease 2 isoform X1 — translation MEQETGLSKPVAVIACATMAFLYVAILYAPTLILRLPAPSSLKEFMIRRFICATISSFMSLVFCALLLPLRRREATYLFGVYGIRLDHLWQAVVFPLSLTCLMYAGSLVFKSLLLVDSWKEHMHQGEGISLNCIKDILQNFLAGLSSTASNVLAWRSYVVAPLTEELVFRACMIPLLLCGGFEIYIVILLCPILFSLAHLNHWMEIYGRQNYSLLKTFMVVGLRLGYTLIFGSYASFLFIRTGHLVAPLVAHIFCNFMGLPMLFVRRTGMVSLAFIAGTVAFICLLCPVTQPHLYNDGTNDCECWRGYCSSNLNS, via the exons ATGGAACAAGAAACGGGTTTGTCGAAACCAGTGGCTGTGATAGCCTGTGCAACCATGGCATTCCTTTATGTTGCCATTCTCTATGCTCCCACTTTGATTCTGCGCCTCCCGGCTCCTTCTTCTCTCAAGGAATTTATGATCCGACGGTTCATATGCGCCACCATTTCTTCATTCATGTCCCTTGTTTTCTGTGCTCTCCTCCTCCCT CTGAGGAGAAGGGAGGCAACTTACTTGTTCGGCGTATATGGCATCAGACTGGACCATCTT TGGCAAGCTGTGGTCTTTCCTCTTTCATTGACTTGTTTAATGTACGCTGGATCTTTGGTCTTCAAGTCATTATTGTTGGTGGATTCATGGAAGGAACACATGCATCAGGGTGAAGGAATTTCTTTAAACTGTATCAAAGATATCCTGCAGAACTTTCTTGCCGGGCTGTCTTCAACTGCCTCCAATGTCTTGGCTTGGCGTAGTTATGTTGTG GCTCCATTAACAGAGGAATTGGTGTTCAGAGCATGTATGATACCTTTACTTCTCTGTGGAGGGTTTGAGATCTACATTGTCATTTTACTCTGCCCCATTCTCTTTAGCTTGG CACATCTAAACCATTGGATGGAGATCTATGGCCGTCAAAACTATAGCTTGCTCAAGACATTCATGGTTGTAG GTCTTCGGCTAGGTTACACTCTGATCTTCGGTTCATAtgcatcttttcttttcattcgaACAG GACATCTTGTTGCTCCATTAGTTGCTCAtatattttgcaattttatgGGATTGCCTATGCTGTTTGTGAGGAGGACAG ggATGGTGAGCTTAGCATTCATTGCTGGAACTGTAGCCTTCATATGTCTTCTTTGTCCTGTAACACAGCCTCATTTGTACAATGATGGGACAAATGACTGTGAATGCTGGCGTGGATATTGTTCCTCGAACTTAAACTCCTAA
- the LOC133688361 gene encoding CAAX prenyl protease 2 isoform X2, protein MEQETGLSKPVAVIACATMAFLYVAILYAPTLILRLPAPSSLKEFMIRRFICATISSFMSLVFCALLLPLRRREATYLFGVYGIRLDHLWQAVVFPLSLTCLMYAGSLVFKSLLLVDSWKEHMHQGEGISLNCIKDILQNFLAGLSSTASNVLAWRSYVVAPLTEELVFRACMIPLLLCGGFEIYIVILLCPILFSLAHLNHWMEIYGRQNYSLLKTFMVVGLRLGYTLIFGSYASFLFIRTGMVSLAFIAGTVAFICLLCPVTQPHLYNDGTNDCECWRGYCSSNLNS, encoded by the exons ATGGAACAAGAAACGGGTTTGTCGAAACCAGTGGCTGTGATAGCCTGTGCAACCATGGCATTCCTTTATGTTGCCATTCTCTATGCTCCCACTTTGATTCTGCGCCTCCCGGCTCCTTCTTCTCTCAAGGAATTTATGATCCGACGGTTCATATGCGCCACCATTTCTTCATTCATGTCCCTTGTTTTCTGTGCTCTCCTCCTCCCT CTGAGGAGAAGGGAGGCAACTTACTTGTTCGGCGTATATGGCATCAGACTGGACCATCTT TGGCAAGCTGTGGTCTTTCCTCTTTCATTGACTTGTTTAATGTACGCTGGATCTTTGGTCTTCAAGTCATTATTGTTGGTGGATTCATGGAAGGAACACATGCATCAGGGTGAAGGAATTTCTTTAAACTGTATCAAAGATATCCTGCAGAACTTTCTTGCCGGGCTGTCTTCAACTGCCTCCAATGTCTTGGCTTGGCGTAGTTATGTTGTG GCTCCATTAACAGAGGAATTGGTGTTCAGAGCATGTATGATACCTTTACTTCTCTGTGGAGGGTTTGAGATCTACATTGTCATTTTACTCTGCCCCATTCTCTTTAGCTTGG CACATCTAAACCATTGGATGGAGATCTATGGCCGTCAAAACTATAGCTTGCTCAAGACATTCATGGTTGTAG GTCTTCGGCTAGGTTACACTCTGATCTTCGGTTCATAtgcatcttttcttttcattcgaACAG ggATGGTGAGCTTAGCATTCATTGCTGGAACTGTAGCCTTCATATGTCTTCTTTGTCCTGTAACACAGCCTCATTTGTACAATGATGGGACAAATGACTGTGAATGCTGGCGTGGATATTGTTCCTCGAACTTAAACTCCTAA
- the LOC133689238 gene encoding protein LITTLE ZIPPER 4 isoform X2 encodes MFGAQYISKTTMERLNSKLYLQNCYIMKENERLRKKAQLLNQENQALLSELKQKLSKPNSKGNAPNDTIPDLNLSSSSAPDRANSGSN; translated from the exons atgtTTGG GGCACAGTATATTTCGAAAACAACCATGGAAAGACTGAACTCCAAGCTGTACCTGCAGAACTGctacataatgaaagaaaatgagaggCTGAGGAAGAAAGCACAGCTTCTCAACCAGGAGAACCAAGCACTGTTATCTGAGCTGAAGCAGAAACTCTCGAAGCCCAACTCAAAAGGCAATGCTCCCAATGATACTATACCTGACCTCAACCTTAGCTCCAGTTCGGCCCCAGATCGTGCCAATTCCGGCTCTAACTGA
- the LOC133689238 gene encoding uncharacterized protein LOC133689238 isoform X1 gives MHDCYVRGERGMSPPSNRKQPAHIQSLPLPLSPVNLPVHPFALYINSLFVHFVPRLLITQLVSVFFHVTTATTYKPYSSCCLPPRTKLWNQQPLKRAQYISKTTMERLNSKLYLQNCYIMKENERLRKKAQLLNQENQALLSELKQKLSKPNSKGNAPNDTIPDLNLSSSSAPDRANSGSN, from the exons ATGCATGATTGCTATGTCAGAGGAGAGAGAGGCATGTCTCCTCCCTCTAACAGGAAACAACCAGCCCATATCcaatctctccctctccctctctcgcCTGTAAATCTTCCAGTCCACCCTTTTGCTCTATATATTAACAGTCTCTTCGTTCATTTTGTCCCTCGCCTTCTCATCACCCAATTAGTTTCTGTTTTCTTTCACGTTACTACTGCCACCACTTACAAGCCATATAGTAGCTGCTGCCTGCCTCCTCGCACGAAGCTCTGGAACCAACAACCTTTGAAAAG GGCACAGTATATTTCGAAAACAACCATGGAAAGACTGAACTCCAAGCTGTACCTGCAGAACTGctacataatgaaagaaaatgagaggCTGAGGAAGAAAGCACAGCTTCTCAACCAGGAGAACCAAGCACTGTTATCTGAGCTGAAGCAGAAACTCTCGAAGCCCAACTCAAAAGGCAATGCTCCCAATGATACTATACCTGACCTCAACCTTAGCTCCAGTTCGGCCCCAGATCGTGCCAATTCCGGCTCTAACTGA
- the LOC133689986 gene encoding cell division protein FtsZ homolog 2-2, chloroplastic, producing MAACVSPYCTLGDSRKPIGMLSVVGARMRVSTENHLGMGRFGSLKMTESKSKSNNLPQCISKIPEQYQNSSSKDPFLNLHPEVSMLRVRGEEGNNKVTTTAPARNGSSPSNHNVANIKVIGVGGGGSNAVNRMIESSMKGVEFWVVNTDVQAMSMSPVFPENRLQIGQDLTRGLGAGGNPEIGMNAAKESKQAIEEAVYGADMVFVTAGMGGGTGTGGAPIISGVAKSMGILTVGIVTTPFSFEGRRRAVQAQEGIAALRDNVDTLIVIPNDKLLTAVSQTTPVTEAFNLADDILRQGVRGISDIITVPGLVNVDFADVRAIMANAGSSLMGIGIATGKSRARDAALNAIQSPLLDIGIERATGIVWNITGGSDLTLFEVNAAAEVIYDLVDPTANLIFGAVIDPSLSGQVSITLIATGFKRQEENEGRPFQASQLAPGEVTSGINRRPSTFTEGGSVEIPEFLKKKGRSRYPRA from the exons ATGGCAGCTTGTGTTTCACCATACTGTACACTTGGTGATAGTAGAAAGCCGATAGGGATGTTAAGTGTTGTTGGAGCGAGAATGAGAGTGTCAACGGAAAATCATTTGGGGATGGGGAGATTTGGGTCTCTGAAAATGACCGAGTCCAAGTCCAAGTCTAATAATTTACCCCAATGTATTAGTAAAATCCCCGAACAATATCAAAACAGCAGCAGCAAAGACCCTTTTCTTAATCTTCATCCCGAAGTATCAATGCTTAGAGTTAGAGGTGAGGAGGGGAACAACAAAGTAACCACCACCGCCCCTGCAAGGAATGGCTCTAGTCCAAGTAATCACAATGTAGCCAACATAAAAGTCATTGGTGTTGGAGGTGGAGGCTCCAACGCAGTCAATCGCATGATTGAAAGTTCAATGAAAGGTGTAGAGTTTTGGGTTGTAAACACAGATGTTCAAGCCATGAGCATGTCTCCCGTCTTCCCCGAAAATCGTTTGCAAATTGGTCAGGACCTTACTAGAGGTCTTGGAGCTGGGGGTAATCCAGAGATTGGGATGAACGCTGCTAAAGAAAGCAAACAAGCAATAGAAGAGGCAGTTTATGGTGCTGACATGGTCTTTGTCACC gctggaatgggcGGAGGAACTGGTACTGGTGGGGCTCCTATAATTTCAGGTGTTGCAAAGTCAATGGGTATATTGACTGTTGGTATTGTCACTACCCCATTTTCTTTTGAGGGGCGGAGAAGGGCAGTTCAGGCCCAGGAAGGAATTGCAGCTTTGAGAGACAACGTTGACACACTGATTGTCATTCCAAATGACAAATTATTGACTGCTGTTTCCCAAACTACCCCAGTAACAGAAGCATTCAACCTGGCAGATGATATTCTGCGACAGGGTGTTCGTGGTATCTCTGATATCATTACG GTTCCTGGATTGGTGAATGTGGATTTTGCTGATGTGCGAGCTATAATGGCAAATGCAGGCTCCTCGCTAATGGGGATAGGGATTGCAACTG GGAAATCAAGGGCAAGAGATGCAGCATTAAATGCAATCCAGTCACCTTTATTAGATATTGGCATAGAGAGGGCAACTGGAATTGTGTGGAACATAACTGGTGGAAGTGATTTAACTTTATTTGAG GTAAATGCTGCAGCAGAGGTTATTTATGACCTTGTAGATCCTACTGccaatttaatttttggagCAGTGATAGATCCATCACTCAGTGGCCAA GTAAGTATAACTCTAATTGCAACTGGATTCAAGCGtcaagaagaaaatgaaggcAGGCCTTTCCAG GCAAGTCAGCTAGCCCCAGGAGAAGTCACCTCTGGAATCAATCGGCGACCTTCCACTTTCACTGAAGGTGGTTCAGTGGAGATTCCTGAGTTTCTCAAGAAGAAGGGTCGCTCTCGCTATCCCAGAGCTTAA
- the LOC133687836 gene encoding protein ABSCISIC ACID-INSENSITIVE 5: MVVTESELNSQGEVESPLQPDQQQTKNHAFSSLGRQSSIYSLTLDEFQHTLCESGRNFGSMNMDEFLASIWTAEENQATATSANMSGNNQIIIDNNASQVLNDPYGHRGASQQPSLPRQESLSLPAPLCRKTVEEVWSEIHKEQISTGAENRGGNVQNPKTAPRQPTFGEMTLEDFLIKAGIVRERCTAPFQQQQRGLYESNNKNRAAATGFVARPILGMAAGGGGGGGVMHQGIGESSGRNGGYAGRAGNGGGYGQGHGVGMIAPLSPASSDGMVTNFDNSGNQFGMDIGGMGRKRIIDGPVERVVERRQRRMIKNRESAARSRARKQAYTVELEAELNQLKEDNKQLKHDLAELERKRKQQYFEESRMKARTKVHKTKEKLRLTRRSSSCPL; the protein is encoded by the exons ATGGTGGTAACAGAATCAGAGTTAAATTCACAAGGTGAGGTCGAGTCGCCATTACAACCGGACCAACAACAAACCAAGAACCATGCATTCTCGTCTCTTGGCAGACAATCCTCTATTTACTCCCTCACATTAGACGAGTTCCAGCACACTCTTTGTGAGAGTGGCAGGAACTTCGGTTCAATGAACATGGACGAGTTTCTTGCCAGTATCTGGACTGCCGAGGAAAATCAAGCCACGGCTACTTCTGCCAACATGAGCGGTAACAATCAAATCATCATCGACAACAATGCAAGCCAGGTTTTGAATGATCCATATGGTCATAGAGGCGCATCTCAGCAGCCCAGTTTGCCTAGACAAGAATCACTCTCTTTGCCAGCACCTCTGTGTAGGAAAACAGTGGAGGAAGTTTGGTCTGAGATTCATAAAGAGCAGATAAGTACTGGTGCTGAAAATAGAGGTGGCAATGTGCAAAATCCCAAGACTGCCCCTCGTCAGCCGACTTTTGGGGAGATGACACTAGAGGATTTTCTGATCAAGGCAGGGATTGTGAGGGAACGATGTACTGCGCCATTTCAGCAACAACAACGTGGGTTGTACGAGAGTAACAACAAGAACCGGGCTGCAGCAACAGGTTTCGTGGCTAGACCTATTTtaggcatggctgcggggggtgggggtggtggtggtgttatGCATCAAGGCATAGGAGAGTCATCTGGTAGGAATGGTGGTTATGCTGGGAGAGCAGGGAATGGTGGTGGGTATGGGCAGGGTCACGGAGTGGGAATGATTGCACCACTGAGTCCAGCGTCATCAGATGGAATGGTTACTAATTTTGATAATTCAGGAAATCAGTTTGGGATGGATATAGGGGGGATGGGACGAAAGAGGATTATTGATGGGCCGGTGGAGAGGGTGGTAGAGAGGAGGCAACGGAGGATGATCAAGAATAGAGAGTCTGCTGCGAGGTCTAGAGCTAGAAAACAG GCCTATACAGTTGAACTAGAAGCTGAACTGAATCAATTAAAAGAGGACAATAAGCAGCTTAAACATGATCTG GCAGAGCTTGAAAGGAAGAGAAAGCAACAG TATTTTGAGGAATCAAGGATGAAAGCGCGCACGAAGGTCCACAAGACTAAAGAGAAACTGAGGTTGACGAGAAGGAGCTCGAGCTGTCCGTTGTGA